In the Aromatoleum bremense genome, one interval contains:
- the panB gene encoding 3-methyl-2-oxobutanoate hydroxymethyltransferase, producing the protein MSYLQDDKPVTLFEIGKMRAEGRKISMLTCYDASFASLLERAGVDIVLVGDSLGNVVQGQKSTLPVTLEHMIYHTECVVRGATRPFIVTDMPFGSYHESPSQAMRNAARLLAAGAQMVKLEGGAFMAETVRFLVERGVPVCAHIGLTPQSVHQLGGYRVQGRSEAAAAQLKADALALEQAGAALMVMEMVPAALAGEVTASLASMATIGIGAGPDCDGQVLVLHDMIGVYPGKKARFVRNFMSGKASIEEAVASYVQAVKDGSFPAPEHCY; encoded by the coding sequence ATGAGCTACCTCCAGGACGACAAACCCGTCACCCTGTTCGAAATTGGCAAGATGCGCGCCGAAGGGCGCAAGATCAGCATGCTCACCTGCTATGACGCGAGCTTCGCGTCGCTGCTCGAGCGCGCCGGTGTCGACATTGTCCTCGTCGGTGACTCGCTCGGCAACGTCGTGCAGGGACAGAAGTCCACGCTGCCCGTGACGCTGGAGCACATGATCTACCACACCGAATGTGTCGTGCGCGGCGCCACCCGCCCGTTCATCGTCACCGACATGCCGTTCGGTTCGTATCACGAGAGCCCGTCGCAGGCGATGCGCAACGCCGCCCGCCTGCTCGCCGCCGGCGCGCAGATGGTCAAGCTCGAAGGTGGCGCCTTCATGGCCGAAACCGTCCGTTTCCTCGTCGAACGCGGCGTGCCGGTATGTGCCCACATCGGCCTCACGCCGCAGTCCGTGCACCAGCTGGGAGGCTACCGCGTGCAGGGCCGCAGCGAGGCCGCAGCGGCGCAGCTGAAGGCCGATGCGCTGGCGCTGGAACAGGCCGGCGCCGCGCTGATGGTCATGGAAATGGTCCCCGCCGCGCTCGCCGGGGAGGTCACCGCGAGCCTCGCCTCGATGGCGACGATCGGCATCGGCGCGGGCCCGGACTGCGACGGCCAGGTGCTCGTGCTGCACGACATGATCGGCGTCTATCCAGGCAAGAAAGCGCGCTTCGTCAGGAATTTCATGAGCGGCAAGGCTAGCATCGAGGAGGCCGTCGCGAGCTACGTCCAGGCCGTCAAGGACGGCAGTTTCCCCGCCCCCGAACACTGTTATTGA
- a CDS encoding DMT family protein, with the protein MPAWLQTIPVWLQATLLLAASNVFMTFAWYGHLRNMQSKAWFVAAIASWGIALFEYLLQVPANRIGATQFSLAQLKILQEVITLLVFIPFVVLYMKQPMKLDYLWAALCMLGAVYFIFRN; encoded by the coding sequence ATGCCTGCCTGGCTCCAGACGATCCCGGTATGGCTTCAGGCCACGCTGCTCCTCGCCGCGTCGAACGTGTTCATGACCTTCGCGTGGTACGGACATCTCAGGAACATGCAGTCGAAAGCCTGGTTCGTTGCGGCGATCGCGAGCTGGGGCATCGCGCTGTTCGAATACCTGCTGCAGGTGCCGGCGAACCGCATCGGCGCGACGCAGTTCAGCCTCGCACAGCTCAAGATCCTGCAGGAAGTCATCACGCTGCTGGTGTTCATACCGTTCGTCGTGCTGTACATGAAGCAGCCGATGAAGCTTGACTACCTTTGGGCCGCGTTGTGTATGCTTGGTGCGGTATATTTCATTTTTCGCAACTAG
- a CDS encoding deoxynucleoside kinase yields the protein MLDKARYIVIEGPIGAGKTSLARRLAERLDAETVFEQPEQNAFLGRFYQDPQRWALPTQLSFLFQRVDQLAALAERTEAPPRVVSDFVLDKDPLFAALNLADDELALYRRIFDSMQPVAVRHPDLVIYLQAKPETLIERIRRRGVESERRITERYLEQVAARYARFFYDYDTAPLFVVDAEILNPVEQDDDFELLLDHLRNMRGYREFFGYAG from the coding sequence ATGCTCGACAAGGCGCGCTACATCGTGATCGAAGGGCCGATCGGCGCCGGCAAAACCTCGCTCGCGCGCCGGCTCGCGGAGCGGCTCGATGCCGAGACGGTGTTCGAGCAGCCGGAGCAGAACGCGTTTCTCGGGCGTTTCTATCAGGACCCGCAACGCTGGGCACTGCCGACCCAGCTGTCGTTCCTGTTCCAGCGCGTCGATCAGCTCGCCGCGCTGGCCGAGCGCACCGAAGCGCCCCCGCGCGTCGTGTCGGACTTCGTTCTCGACAAGGATCCGCTGTTCGCGGCGCTCAACCTCGCCGACGACGAACTGGCGCTCTACCGCCGGATCTTCGACAGCATGCAGCCGGTCGCGGTGCGGCACCCCGACCTCGTGATCTATCTGCAGGCGAAACCCGAGACGCTGATCGAGCGTATCCGGCGACGAGGCGTGGAGAGCGAACGCCGCATCACCGAGCGTTACCTGGAGCAGGTCGCCGCGCGCTACGCGCGGTTCTTCTACGATTACGACACCGCGCCGCTGTTCGTCGTCGACGCCGAGATCCTCAACCCGGTCGAGCAGGACGATGACTTCGAGCTCCTGCTCGACCACCTGCGCAACATGCGCGGCTATCGCGAGTTCTTCGGCTACGCCGGCTGA